A region from the Corynebacterium halotolerans YIM 70093 = DSM 44683 genome encodes:
- a CDS encoding adenylate/guanylate cyclase domain-containing protein produces the protein MSRLLRALKWLWGTSWPLYAALVLGSNVIGALAIMTFIRLLIPLPELSAFSTDIPHLTVIGVGYLVFAVVIGIVVTFFLFRPVLDWQRSPDEHDPNMVRNLVMRIPGYQAFVCAVVWLIGIAIAVVLVAPDSWRVALVIAIGTSLAGMVVVLLTYLQAERLVRPVAAEALARRFEDSTLEPPIKQRLRMTWTMTTAVPVAGILLLMLGQRNGFFTDDARDLMPAVVALSVTALITGFIGTTLSIMSVVDPILELQEAINRVRRGDTDAEVDIYDGSEIGVLQAGFNEMMRGLKERQRVRDIFGRYVGTEVAQRALEERPTLGGEDRKVAVLFIDVIGSTTFAVNHTPEEVVEELNKFFDRVVAVVHRNKGIINKFQGDAALAIFGAPLPLSDASSHALTAARELRQELKDMELQAGIGVAAGHVVAGHIGGHDRFEYTVIGDAVNQAARLTDLAKDTPGRVLTSATTLRGANEAEQARWTVMKSVELRGRREMTQLARPIRPTLADRS, from the coding sequence ATGAGTCGACTGCTGCGTGCGCTGAAATGGCTGTGGGGAACATCCTGGCCCCTGTATGCCGCGCTCGTGCTCGGTTCCAACGTCATCGGGGCGTTGGCGATCATGACCTTCATCCGGCTGCTGATCCCGCTGCCGGAGCTCAGCGCCTTCTCCACGGACATCCCCCACCTGACCGTGATCGGGGTGGGGTATCTGGTCTTCGCGGTGGTCATCGGCATCGTGGTCACGTTCTTCCTCTTCCGGCCCGTCCTCGACTGGCAGCGAAGTCCCGACGAACACGACCCGAACATGGTCCGCAACCTGGTCATGCGCATCCCCGGCTACCAGGCCTTCGTGTGCGCGGTGGTGTGGCTCATCGGCATCGCCATCGCCGTGGTCCTCGTCGCCCCCGACAGCTGGCGGGTCGCGCTCGTCATCGCGATCGGCACCTCGCTGGCCGGCATGGTCGTCGTGCTGCTGACCTACCTGCAGGCCGAACGTCTCGTGCGCCCCGTCGCCGCGGAGGCCCTCGCCCGCCGCTTCGAGGACTCGACCCTGGAGCCGCCCATCAAGCAGCGTCTGCGCATGACCTGGACGATGACGACGGCCGTGCCGGTGGCCGGCATCCTGCTGCTCATGCTCGGCCAGCGCAACGGCTTCTTCACCGACGACGCCCGCGACCTGATGCCGGCGGTCGTCGCCCTGTCGGTCACGGCGCTGATCACGGGCTTCATCGGCACGACCCTGTCGATCATGAGCGTCGTCGATCCCATCCTGGAGCTGCAGGAGGCCATCAACCGGGTGCGCCGCGGCGACACCGACGCCGAGGTCGACATCTACGACGGCTCCGAGATCGGCGTGCTGCAGGCCGGCTTCAACGAGATGATGCGCGGCCTGAAGGAGCGCCAACGGGTGCGCGACATCTTCGGCCGCTACGTCGGCACCGAGGTCGCCCAGCGCGCGCTCGAGGAACGCCCCACCCTGGGTGGCGAGGACCGCAAGGTCGCCGTCCTGTTCATCGACGTCATCGGTTCGACCACCTTCGCCGTCAACCACACCCCGGAGGAGGTCGTCGAGGAGCTCAACAAGTTCTTCGACCGGGTCGTCGCGGTCGTCCACCGCAACAAGGGCATCATCAACAAGTTCCAGGGCGACGCCGCGCTCGCCATCTTCGGCGCCCCCCTGCCGCTTTCCGACGCCTCGTCGCACGCACTCACCGCCGCCCGCGAGCTGCGCCAGGAGCTCAAGGACATGGAGCTGCAGGCGGGCATCGGGGTGGCCGCGGGGCACGTGGTCGCCGGACACATCGGCGGCCACGACCGCTTCGAGTACACCGTCATCGGCGACGCCGTGAACCAGGCCGCCCGCCTGACCGACCTGGCCAAGGACACCCCGGGGCGGGTGCTGACCTCCGCCACCACGCTGCGCGGCGCCAACGAGGCCGAGCAGGCCCGCTGGACCGTGATGAAGTCCGTCGAGCTGCGCGGGCGCCGCGAGATGACCCAACTGGCCCGGCCCATCCGGCCCACGCTGGCCGACCGCTCCTGA
- a CDS encoding DNA polymerase III subunit delta', giving the protein MADRLADTPAVRDTVLAAAAAARAKVRGEAAELGLAMSHSWVLTGPPGSGRSIVATAFAAALQCEDPEVLGCGRCGSCRDVFADAHTDVLHVVPTELSISIDSMREVRGEAAKLPTISPWRVVIIEDADRLTDAAADAMLKTVEEPPEHTVILMCAPSTDPEDFSPTLRSRCRHLYIPSPSVDEIVRILATEVGASPDDARLAAVASLRHVGRARRLVTDPANQKRRAAILNLAELVFHRDEAFKATQAFVKKADKDIKDVLEDENAEELAELERALGKGGRGKGTQKAMDGSAGVIKQLKEKQKKRTTRQIRDSLDLALVDLSGLYRDALMLSVGAQVQLTHPDFEGLARDLAGKVSETGLVACLDAVAACREHISQNVTPVIAFDGMVGRIRKACGVS; this is encoded by the coding sequence GTGGCCGACCGCCTCGCCGACACCCCGGCCGTCCGCGACACCGTGCTGGCCGCCGCCGCAGCGGCCCGGGCGAAGGTCCGGGGCGAAGCGGCGGAACTGGGCCTGGCCATGTCGCATTCCTGGGTCCTGACGGGCCCGCCCGGCTCCGGACGCTCCATCGTGGCCACCGCCTTCGCCGCCGCCCTGCAGTGCGAGGACCCCGAGGTACTGGGTTGTGGCCGCTGCGGATCCTGCCGCGACGTCTTCGCCGACGCCCACACCGACGTCCTCCACGTGGTGCCGACGGAACTGTCCATCAGCATCGATTCCATGCGCGAGGTGCGCGGCGAGGCGGCGAAGCTGCCGACGATCTCGCCGTGGCGCGTGGTCATCATCGAGGACGCCGACCGGCTCACCGATGCCGCCGCCGACGCGATGCTCAAGACCGTCGAGGAGCCGCCGGAGCACACGGTGATCCTGATGTGCGCGCCGTCGACCGACCCGGAGGACTTTTCGCCGACGCTGCGCTCGCGCTGCCGCCACCTCTACATCCCGTCTCCCTCGGTCGATGAGATCGTGCGCATCCTCGCCACCGAGGTCGGAGCCTCGCCTGACGACGCCCGCCTGGCCGCCGTCGCCTCGCTGCGTCACGTCGGACGCGCGCGCCGACTGGTCACCGACCCCGCCAACCAGAAGCGCCGCGCCGCGATCCTCAACCTCGCCGAGCTGGTCTTCCACCGAGACGAGGCGTTCAAGGCCACCCAGGCGTTCGTGAAGAAGGCGGACAAGGACATCAAGGACGTGCTCGAGGATGAGAACGCCGAGGAGCTCGCCGAGCTGGAACGCGCGCTGGGCAAGGGCGGCCGTGGAAAAGGCACCCAGAAGGCCATGGACGGCAGCGCCGGCGTGATCAAGCAGTTGAAGGAGAAGCAGAAGAAGCGCACGACCCGGCAGATCCGGGATTCCCTGGACCTCGCGCTGGTGGACCTGTCCGGCCTGTACCGCGACGCCCTGATGCTCTCCGTGGGGGCCCAGGTGCAGCTGACCCACCCCGACTTCGAGGGTCTCGCCCGGGACCTGGCCGGCAAGGTCAGCGAAACGGGGTTGGTGGCCTGTCTCGACGCGGTCGCGGCCTGCCGCGAGCACATCAGTCAGAACGTCACCCCGGTCATCGCCTTCGACGGTATGGTCGGCCGCATCCGCAAGGCCTGCGGCGTGTCCTGA
- a CDS encoding AMP-binding protein: protein MTISTRLKSAAVTARALGQFVPALFRSGIVSGDGGPSAVAGLPPVLARYWFTTAREVEQGHLMTPHRVALIDDDGQLTYRQLRENSRTLARHLVSLGLDELRLGVMARNGRGIIYPLAAKGYAGATIFLLNVGSSPEQLAGIIEENDINVLIIDDEFLDRLEDRDNLHVIVGHASRDHEDLPVLNDIVDRPWETAETDLPAFPKHGPIVLMSSGTSGVPKGVVRPEPKLPLVLAGILRKIPWHCDMPIQLHASIFHTWGWGMLNIALATRATIVTHRHFNPEQVLDDIATHRLEAMFTSPVFLKQLLEIPGGGSYDTSSLKFIVSSGHALTPALVKGTINRFGPILCNVYGSTEVTLASVASMEELAEDPTVSGEIAVGTELKILDDDGNEVPVGTSGRIYLRNSTTLTGYTNPGIPIHRADGLVQIGDLGYLDEHGQLRVLGRIDDMIIVGGENVYPRSVDEVLDAMPGVADAFATGVDDPETFQRIAVWIVRADDAEGAALTEDSIRDWVRDNLADHSIPRDVHFIDELPRNATGKVVPRLLKK from the coding sequence TTGACCATCTCAACCAGGCTGAAGAGTGCCGCCGTCACCGCCCGTGCGCTCGGGCAGTTCGTCCCCGCACTCTTCCGGTCCGGAATCGTCAGTGGCGACGGTGGACCCTCCGCGGTGGCGGGGCTGCCCCCCGTCCTCGCCCGCTACTGGTTCACCACCGCCCGCGAGGTGGAGCAGGGCCACCTGATGACACCGCACCGCGTCGCCCTGATCGACGACGACGGCCAGCTGACCTACCGCCAGCTGCGTGAGAACTCCCGGACCCTGGCCCGCCACCTGGTCTCCCTCGGGCTCGACGAGCTCCGCCTGGGCGTGATGGCCCGCAACGGCCGGGGCATCATCTACCCGCTGGCGGCCAAGGGCTACGCCGGCGCCACGATCTTCCTGCTCAACGTCGGCTCCTCCCCGGAACAGCTCGCCGGGATCATCGAGGAGAACGACATCAACGTCCTCATCATCGACGACGAGTTCCTCGACCGCCTCGAGGACCGCGACAACCTCCACGTCATCGTGGGGCACGCCTCCCGTGATCACGAGGATCTGCCGGTGCTCAACGACATCGTGGACCGGCCCTGGGAGACCGCCGAGACCGATCTGCCCGCGTTCCCGAAGCACGGTCCGATCGTGCTCATGTCCTCGGGCACCTCGGGCGTGCCCAAGGGCGTGGTCCGCCCGGAGCCGAAGCTGCCGCTGGTGCTGGCCGGCATCCTCCGGAAGATCCCGTGGCACTGTGACATGCCCATCCAGCTGCACGCCTCGATCTTCCACACCTGGGGCTGGGGCATGCTCAACATCGCCCTGGCCACCCGCGCCACGATCGTCACCCACCGCCACTTCAACCCGGAGCAGGTGCTCGACGACATCGCCACCCACCGGCTCGAGGCGATGTTCACCTCCCCGGTCTTCCTCAAGCAGCTGCTGGAGATCCCCGGCGGCGGGTCCTACGACACCTCGTCCCTGAAGTTCATCGTCTCCTCCGGACACGCGCTGACCCCCGCGCTGGTGAAGGGGACCATCAACCGGTTCGGCCCGATCCTGTGCAACGTCTACGGCAGCACCGAGGTCACCCTGGCGTCGGTGGCGTCCATGGAAGAGCTCGCCGAGGACCCCACGGTCTCCGGGGAGATCGCCGTGGGCACGGAACTGAAGATCCTCGACGACGACGGCAACGAGGTCCCGGTGGGGACGTCGGGCCGGATCTACCTGCGCAACTCCACCACCCTGACCGGCTACACCAACCCGGGCATCCCGATCCACCGGGCTGACGGCCTGGTCCAGATCGGCGACCTCGGCTACCTGGACGAGCATGGGCAGCTGCGCGTCCTGGGGCGCATCGACGACATGATCATCGTCGGCGGCGAGAACGTCTACCCCCGCTCCGTGGACGAGGTCCTCGACGCCATGCCCGGCGTGGCCGACGCCTTCGCCACCGGCGTCGACGACCCCGAGACTTTCCAGCGCATCGCAGTATGGATCGTGCGGGCCGACGACGCCGAGGGCGCAGCACTGACCGAGGACTCGATCCGTGACTGGGTCCGCGACAACCTCGCCGACCACTCCATCCCCCGCGACGTGCACTTCATCGACGAACTGCCCCGCAACGCCACCGGCAAGGTCGTGCCCAGGCTGCTGAAGAAGTAG
- a CDS encoding GDSL-type esterase/lipase family protein gives MLLHGVGRRLATLLAGILLVVTGMVAASAPADAQERNLVIFGDSIIADTPSLEYLAERFGSSTSSGSSGSAESSVGNCATSPDNFGARAARKLNLAAWDYSCPGTTSISPGTQFSAQVDRALATGGLTPATQRVVVTTGFNDTYNNDSLPVGEVRSRFVDAMAPQIERIKAAAPNARIQIVGYATITDGDFVCLAHIGANIHDRTFFPRVGYWERLAQDMQHDLAHATGTEFVDLKPSTADNGMCAPDDRRMWAGLIDFHGGPGNMPIHINARGHEHVANVIAAS, from the coding sequence ATGCTGTTGCACGGTGTCGGCCGCCGACTGGCCACGCTACTGGCGGGAATCCTGCTCGTCGTCACGGGGATGGTCGCGGCGTCCGCGCCCGCGGACGCCCAGGAACGCAACCTGGTGATCTTCGGCGACTCGATCATCGCCGACACCCCGTCCCTGGAGTACCTGGCCGAGCGCTTCGGTTCGAGCACCTCCTCGGGCAGCTCCGGTTCCGCGGAGAGTTCGGTGGGGAACTGCGCGACCTCCCCGGACAACTTCGGTGCCCGCGCGGCCCGCAAGCTGAACCTGGCCGCCTGGGACTACTCCTGCCCGGGCACCACGTCAATCTCGCCGGGCACGCAGTTCTCCGCCCAGGTCGACCGCGCCCTGGCCACCGGCGGCCTGACCCCGGCCACCCAGCGCGTCGTCGTGACCACCGGCTTCAACGACACCTACAACAACGACAGTCTCCCGGTCGGCGAGGTCCGCTCCCGTTTCGTCGACGCGATGGCCCCGCAGATCGAGCGCATCAAGGCCGCCGCCCCGAACGCCCGGATCCAGATCGTCGGCTACGCCACCATCACCGACGGTGACTTCGTCTGCCTGGCGCACATCGGCGCCAACATCCACGACCGCACCTTCTTCCCGCGGGTCGGTTACTGGGAGCGGCTGGCCCAGGACATGCAGCACGACCTCGCGCACGCCACCGGCACCGAGTTCGTCGACCTGAAGCCATCCACCGCCGACAACGGCATGTGCGCCCCCGACGACCGCCGCATGTGGGCGGGCCTCATCGACTTCCACGGCGGCCCGGGCAACATGCCCATCCACATCAACGCCCGCGGCCACGAGCACGTCGCGAACGTCATCGCCGCCAGCTGA
- a CDS encoding glycoside hydrolase family 3 protein, translating to MSTQPKLGSRTGRILHLDGLEFRDLDGDGQLAPYEDWRVPAAERAADLVARLTVPEKAGLMVIGSHHPGYSEFLPEPEPGEILNRHDVWRDRNPITGQAYPEPVLVTSSTDNAVNARHQRYLIVRDNLAPRDLATWTNAVQEVAERSRLGIPAVFASNPRNHVALVAQFGVNESAGVFSEWPGELGLAALRDPELVETFGREIAKEWRAGGIHKLYGYMADVASEPRWSRFNGTFGEDPELVSDYITAVVRGMQGMVLTGESVATTIKHFPGGGVRLDGHDPHFEWGQTNEYPTDDALATHHLPPFRAAVDAGASSVMPYYARPVNSSAPQLPERYWQGPTTQFEEVAFAYNATFLGELLRTDLGHTGYVNSDSGVIDAMVWGVEELTKPERFAAAVQAGTDLFSDMASPRDLLAAVDEGLLAESALDRACRRLLTEMFSLGIFENPYVDVDDAETVIGGETVSELGGRTQRRSVTLLRGNAELLPLDLGSAPRIHALVTGRTRSDQVQSRLEAAIAKVWPTATVVEHPEDADLALVWARPEIALFEDDREGVPLSIDPRDNGVDVDRIQHIEQTVPTILAVNLTNPWLLGEIEPAAEAVVATFEITPENLLASLAGQDGGPAGRLPMTLPASFKVVADSPRDVPGKFCGDAYPYLDREGVSYGHGHGLTL from the coding sequence ATGAGCACACAGCCGAAGCTGGGCAGCCGCACCGGAAGAATCCTCCACCTCGACGGACTCGAGTTCCGTGACCTCGACGGCGACGGTCAGCTCGCCCCCTACGAGGACTGGCGCGTCCCCGCGGCGGAGCGGGCCGCCGACCTGGTCGCCCGCCTGACCGTGCCCGAGAAGGCCGGGCTGATGGTCATCGGCTCCCACCACCCGGGCTACTCGGAGTTCCTGCCCGAGCCGGAGCCGGGGGAGATCCTCAACCGCCACGACGTGTGGCGCGACCGTAACCCCATCACCGGCCAGGCCTACCCCGAACCGGTGCTGGTGACCTCCTCGACGGACAACGCGGTCAACGCCCGCCACCAGCGCTACCTCATCGTCCGCGACAACCTCGCCCCGCGTGACCTGGCCACCTGGACCAACGCCGTCCAGGAGGTCGCGGAGCGCTCCCGGTTGGGTATCCCGGCCGTCTTCGCCTCCAACCCCCGCAACCACGTCGCGCTCGTCGCGCAGTTCGGCGTCAACGAGTCCGCCGGCGTCTTCTCCGAGTGGCCCGGCGAGCTCGGCCTGGCCGCGCTGCGGGACCCGGAGCTGGTCGAGACCTTCGGCCGGGAGATCGCGAAGGAGTGGCGCGCCGGGGGCATCCACAAGCTCTACGGCTACATGGCCGACGTCGCCTCCGAGCCGCGCTGGTCGCGCTTCAACGGCACCTTCGGCGAGGATCCGGAGCTGGTCTCCGACTACATCACCGCGGTGGTGCGCGGCATGCAGGGCATGGTCCTGACGGGGGAGTCCGTGGCCACCACCATCAAGCACTTCCCGGGCGGCGGCGTGCGCCTCGACGGCCACGACCCGCACTTCGAGTGGGGCCAGACCAACGAGTACCCCACCGACGACGCGCTGGCGACCCACCACCTGCCGCCGTTCCGGGCGGCCGTCGACGCCGGCGCCAGCTCGGTCATGCCCTACTACGCCCGGCCCGTGAACAGCTCCGCGCCGCAGCTGCCCGAGCGGTACTGGCAGGGCCCGACCACCCAGTTCGAGGAGGTCGCCTTCGCCTACAACGCCACCTTCCTCGGGGAACTGCTGCGCACGGACCTCGGCCACACCGGCTACGTCAACTCCGACTCCGGCGTCATCGACGCCATGGTGTGGGGCGTGGAGGAGCTCACCAAACCCGAGCGCTTCGCCGCCGCCGTGCAGGCCGGCACCGACCTCTTCTCCGACATGGCCAGCCCCCGTGACCTGCTCGCGGCCGTCGACGAGGGGCTGCTGGCGGAATCCGCTCTGGACCGCGCCTGCCGACGCCTGCTCACCGAGATGTTCTCGCTCGGCATCTTCGAGAACCCCTACGTCGACGTCGACGACGCCGAGACGGTCATCGGTGGCGAGACCGTCTCCGAACTGGGCGGGCGCACGCAGCGGCGCTCCGTGACCCTGCTGCGCGGCAACGCGGAACTGCTGCCCCTGGACCTGGGGTCCGCGCCGAGGATCCATGCGCTGGTCACCGGCCGCACCCGCAGCGACCAGGTGCAGAGCCGACTCGAGGCGGCGATCGCCAAGGTGTGGCCGACCGCCACGGTGGTCGAGCACCCGGAGGACGCCGACCTCGCGCTCGTATGGGCCCGGCCCGAGATCGCGCTGTTCGAGGACGACCGCGAGGGCGTGCCCCTGTCGATCGACCCGCGGGACAACGGCGTCGACGTCGACCGCATCCAGCACATCGAGCAGACCGTGCCGACGATTCTCGCGGTCAACCTCACCAATCCGTGGCTGCTCGGCGAGATCGAACCGGCCGCCGAGGCGGTGGTGGCCACCTTCGAGATCACGCCGGAGAACCTGCTGGCCTCGCTCGCCGGGCAGGACGGCGGCCCGGCCGGCCGGTTGCCGATGACGCTGCCCGCCTCCTTCAAGGTCGTCGCGGATTCCCCCCGCGACGTGCCCGGCAAGTTCTGCGGCGACGCCTACCCCTACCTCGACCGCGAGGGCGTCTCCTACGGCCACGGGCACGGACTGACGCTCTGA
- a CDS encoding S-(hydroxymethyl)mycothiol dehydrogenase produces MSTTVTGIISREKGAPVEQTDIVIPDPGSNDVIVKIQACGVCHTDLAYRDGDIADEYPFLLGHEAAGVVETVGDDVTHVEVGDFVVLNWRAVCGECRACRKGDLKYCFNTHNASKKMTLTDGTELTPALGIGAFAEKTLVHEGQCTKVNPDEDPAAAGLLGCGIMAGLGAAVNTGEVKRGESVAVFGLGGVGMAAVAGAKIAGATTIIAVDIDPKKLDWAKEFGATHVIDSSQLSGEGEDSEVVAKVREITDGFGTDVAIDAVGIMPTWQQAFYSRDHAGRMVMVGVPNLTSRIDVPAIDFYGRGGSLRPAWYGDCLPERDFPLYVDLHLQDRFPLDKFVSERIGLGDVEEAFDTMKAGDVLRSVVIL; encoded by the coding sequence TTGAGCACAACTGTCACCGGAATCATCTCCCGCGAAAAGGGAGCACCGGTAGAGCAGACCGACATCGTCATCCCGGATCCGGGCTCCAACGATGTCATCGTGAAGATCCAGGCCTGCGGCGTCTGCCACACGGACCTGGCCTACCGCGACGGCGACATCGCCGACGAGTACCCCTTCCTGCTGGGCCACGAGGCCGCGGGCGTCGTCGAGACCGTCGGCGACGACGTCACCCACGTCGAGGTCGGCGACTTCGTCGTTCTGAACTGGCGTGCCGTGTGCGGCGAGTGCCGCGCCTGCCGCAAGGGGGATCTGAAGTACTGCTTCAACACCCACAACGCCTCGAAGAAGATGACCCTGACCGACGGTACCGAACTGACCCCGGCCCTGGGCATCGGAGCCTTCGCCGAGAAGACCCTGGTCCACGAGGGCCAGTGCACCAAGGTCAACCCGGACGAGGATCCGGCGGCCGCCGGTCTGCTGGGCTGCGGCATCATGGCGGGCCTGGGCGCGGCCGTCAACACTGGTGAGGTCAAGCGCGGCGAGTCCGTCGCCGTCTTCGGTCTCGGTGGCGTGGGGATGGCCGCTGTCGCCGGCGCGAAGATCGCCGGTGCGACCACCATCATCGCCGTGGACATCGACCCGAAGAAGCTGGACTGGGCGAAGGAGTTCGGCGCCACCCACGTCATCGACTCCTCGCAGCTCTCCGGCGAGGGCGAGGACTCCGAGGTCGTCGCCAAGGTCCGCGAGATCACCGACGGCTTCGGCACCGACGTGGCCATCGACGCCGTGGGCATCATGCCGACCTGGCAGCAGGCCTTCTACTCCCGCGACCACGCTGGCCGCATGGTCATGGTCGGCGTGCCGAATCTGACCTCGCGCATCGACGTCCCGGCCATCGACTTCTACGGCCGCGGCGGCTCCCTGCGCCCGGCCTGGTACGGCGACTGCCTGCCGGAGCGTGACTTCCCGCTCTACGTGGACCTGCACCTGCAGGACCGCTTCCCGCTGGACAAGTTCGTCTCCGAGCGCATCGGCCTCGGCGACGTCGAGGAGGCCTTCGACACCATGAAGGCCGGCGACGTGCTGCGTTCGGTGGTGATCCTGTAA
- a CDS encoding MBL fold metallo-hydrolase: MAGLRIDHVETSGKFALDGGEWDVDNNIWIVGDDSEVYVIDAAHDAAPIIEKVGNRKVKGILLTHGHNDHITVAPELSEKLDAPILLHPGDEMLWDETHHGVEHETMHDGQVFQIAGTDMTVLNTPGHSPGSVCLYLPEAGELFSGDTLFQGGPGATGRSYSSFDTIIESLQKSVLDLPAETIVRTGHGDHTTVGAEAPHLEEWIKRGH; this comes from the coding sequence ATGGCGGGCCTGCGAATCGACCACGTGGAGACCTCCGGGAAGTTCGCCCTCGACGGCGGCGAGTGGGACGTCGACAACAACATCTGGATCGTCGGCGACGACTCCGAGGTCTACGTCATCGACGCCGCCCACGACGCCGCCCCGATCATCGAGAAGGTGGGAAACCGCAAGGTCAAGGGCATCCTGCTCACCCACGGGCACAACGACCACATCACCGTGGCCCCGGAGCTGTCGGAGAAACTCGACGCCCCGATCCTGCTCCACCCGGGTGACGAGATGCTCTGGGACGAGACCCACCATGGTGTCGAGCACGAGACCATGCACGACGGCCAGGTCTTCCAGATCGCCGGCACCGACATGACGGTGCTCAACACTCCCGGCCACTCGCCGGGCTCGGTCTGCCTGTACCTGCCGGAGGCGGGCGAGTTGTTCTCCGGTGACACTCTCTTCCAGGGCGGACCGGGCGCGACGGGGCGGTCCTACAGCTCCTTCGATACGATCATCGAGTCCCTGCAGAAGTCGGTTCTCGACCTGCCGGCCGAGACGATCGTGCGTACCGGCCACGGCGACCACACCACCGTCGGCGCCGAGGCCCCGCACCTCGAGGAGTGGATAAAGCGCGGCCACTGA
- a CDS encoding NAD-dependent epimerase/dehydratase family protein: MRTLVTGGAGFIGSHLVDLLIGEGHEVVVVDNLSHGKLTNLENARAGGTLTFIEADLLDVDFDALVAEHAPEVIFHLAAQIDVRNSVDDPLHDAQTNILATIRLAEAARKHGVRKVVHTSSGGAIYGEPEGFPVGEDTPVDPHSQYAASKFAGEVYLNTYRHLYGLDCSHIAPANVYGPRQDPHGEAGVVAIFSQRLLASEPTKVFGDGSNTRDYVFVGDVVRAFYLASGEKGGGMRFNIGTAVETSDRQLHSLVAEAAGAADDPEYAPARLGDLPRSALDYARAREVLGWEPLTPIAEGVAQTVDYFRREA, from the coding sequence ATGCGAACTCTTGTCACTGGCGGCGCCGGGTTCATCGGCTCCCATCTGGTTGATCTGCTCATCGGTGAGGGCCATGAGGTCGTCGTGGTCGACAACCTCTCCCACGGGAAGCTGACCAACCTGGAGAACGCCCGGGCCGGCGGCACGCTGACCTTCATCGAGGCGGATCTGCTCGACGTCGACTTCGACGCCCTGGTCGCCGAGCACGCCCCCGAGGTGATCTTCCACCTCGCCGCGCAGATCGACGTGCGCAACTCCGTCGACGATCCGCTGCACGACGCGCAGACCAATATCCTGGCCACCATCCGCCTGGCCGAGGCCGCCCGGAAACACGGGGTGCGCAAGGTCGTCCACACCTCCTCCGGTGGGGCGATCTACGGCGAGCCGGAGGGCTTCCCGGTCGGCGAGGACACCCCGGTGGATCCCCATTCGCAGTACGCGGCCTCCAAGTTCGCCGGTGAGGTGTACCTGAACACCTACCGTCACCTGTACGGGCTGGACTGCTCGCACATCGCCCCGGCGAATGTCTACGGTCCACGCCAGGACCCGCACGGCGAGGCCGGGGTGGTGGCGATCTTCAGCCAGCGGCTGCTGGCCAGTGAGCCGACGAAGGTCTTCGGCGACGGGTCGAACACCCGCGACTACGTCTTCGTCGGTGACGTCGTGCGCGCGTTCTACCTGGCGTCGGGGGAGAAGGGCGGGGGGATGCGTTTCAATATCGGCACCGCTGTGGAGACGAGTGACCGGCAGCTGCATTCCCTGGTGGCCGAGGCCGCCGGTGCTGCCGACGATCCGGAGTACGCCCCGGCCCGCCTGGGCGATCTGCCGCGCTCGGCCCTGGACTACGCACGGGCGAGGGAGGTCCTCGGCTGGGAGCCGCTGACCCCGATCGCCGAGGGTGTGGCCCAGACCGTCGACTATTTCCGCCGGGAGGCGTAG
- a CDS encoding DUF2304 domain-containing protein, giving the protein MTATIIQLLLLVATFALVFYFLSNRRKARARAGVKLGFVLFVILAVWAVLRPNDLTVVANWVGVDRGTDLLLYFLVIAFFFTTMSTWFRFRELEVRYSRLARAVALQNAVKPERDDADTASGTDSDSAGSTGSTQL; this is encoded by the coding sequence GTGACCGCCACGATCATTCAGCTGCTACTGCTCGTCGCCACCTTCGCGCTGGTGTTCTACTTCCTGAGCAACCGCCGCAAGGCCCGCGCGCGGGCCGGGGTGAAGCTCGGCTTCGTGCTGTTCGTCATCCTGGCGGTGTGGGCGGTGCTGCGCCCCAATGACCTGACGGTGGTCGCGAACTGGGTGGGCGTGGACCGCGGCACCGACCTGCTGCTGTATTTCCTGGTTATCGCCTTCTTCTTCACCACCATGTCCACGTGGTTCCGCTTCCGTGAGCTGGAGGTGCGCTACTCGCGTCTGGCGCGCGCCGTCGCCCTGCAGAACGCGGTCAAACCCGAACGCGACGACGCCGACACCGCCTCCGGCACGGACTCCGATTCCGCGGGCTCCACCGGTTCCACACAGCTCTGA